From Macaca mulatta isolate MMU2019108-1 chromosome 1, T2T-MMU8v2.0, whole genome shotgun sequence, the proteins below share one genomic window:
- the RAB7B gene encoding ras-related protein Rab-7b isoform X2 — MNPRKKVDLKLIIVGAIGVGKTSLLHQYVHKTFYEEYQTTLGASILSKIIILGDTTLKLQIWDTGGQERFRSMVSTFYKGSDGCILAFDVTDLESFEALDIWRGDVLAKIVPMEQSYPMVLLGNKIDLADRKVPQEVAQGWCREKDIPYFEVSAKNDINVVQAFEMLASRALSRPSLSRERESSEVSIS, encoded by the exons ATGAATCCCCGGAAGAAGGTGGACCTGAAACTCATAATCGTCGGAGCCATTGG TGTGGGAAAGACCTCCCTCCTTCACCAATATGTGCACAAGACGTTTTATGAAGAATACCAGACCACGCTGGGGGCCAGCATTCTCTCCAAGATTATCATATTGGGTGACACAACTTTGAAGCTACAG ATATGGGACACGGGCGGTCAGGAGCGGTTCCGCTCCATGGTGTCCACGTTCTACAAAGGCTCCGATGGCTGCATCCTAGCTTTTGATGTCACCGACCTGGAGTCTTTTGAAGCCCTGGATATCTGGCGGGGTGACGTCCTGGCCAAGATTGTCCCCATGGAGCAGTCCTATCCCATGGTGTTGTTGGGGAACAAGATTGATCTGGCAGACCGGAAG GTACCCCAGGAAGTAGCTCAAGGCTGGTGTAGAGAGAAAGATATTCCTTACTTTGAAGTCAGTGCCAAGAATGATATCAACGTGGTGCAAGCCTTTGAGATGCTGGCCAGTCGGGCTCTGTCGAGG CCCTCACTGTCTCGGGAAAGGGAAAGCAGCGAGGTGTCCATCTCTTAG